The following DNA comes from Chelmon rostratus isolate fCheRos1 chromosome 20, fCheRos1.pri, whole genome shotgun sequence.
GTAACTGCAACATTAATACCTCCTTGAATTTACGTCCTTCACTGCAGCTAAATTGCTGCTATTCACTGCCAGGTGAGGCCAAGCATGTTGCAGCTGACCTCCCACAGCTTTTGGGCCAAGTCGTCATCAGAAGCGATCCTCGAGCACCTTGCAGGAGCGCAGTCGCTGAGCATACATGTGGAGAAAGAACAGCCATTAACGCACTGTGTGGTGCATGTGAACAAGTGTTCAAAAGGAATGAAAATAGTTACCCCTCGGCTACATACAGTTCACCCTTTTGTTAGAGTGCAGGTAGTTACTGAGCAGCATGAAGCCAGCACTCTAAAAGCTCTTGCGTAACCAATTGTAGGTTGGCTGAAATACTGTGTGTACCTGAAGTACCCTCCACTCTGGCTGTCCAGGCGAGGCTCCACAGCGCAGTAGATGGTGGTCTGTGCCCCCTCCACTGTTGTCTTGGTGAAAATCCTGAAGATCTTCACTGCTACCTGGATACACTGGTGCTGGTGCCTCCACAGGTCTGACTGCACCACCCCTGGGTGCAGAGAGAACACGCTCACCCCTGTACCTGCAACACGCATACAGCCACCAAAACAGTCAcctacacacatactgtatattcacgGGAACACATGCTCTGCTATAATTTTGCAAGCaatttacacacatttctgtgcaaaatATGCTTCTTTTTCAAAGAGACAGAACAGTCATATTAACTAAAGTAGttgcattttgcatttgcaGTTTGTATCTGAGTTAAAATCCTGAGACTGAGTTCTGATAGCTATACTCCAGATCTAAAGAATCATCCATTTCACTGTATGGTTGTCATATTAAATTCATGTCTTAGTATTGGCCATTAAGCAAGACAACAAAAATATCAATGGATTGCAATTACAAAATGGATTATTTCCAGTGAAAATCTGATTCATAAGTACAATAAGTGTGTACTTCTTCAGAGTGAAAAGAGAGCTGAATAAGGACAAACTCTTATGCAAGTAGTCCAGTTTGCAATTAGTATGGACTTGCTTACATCAGTCTGTTTTTACATAAAATTGAATACAGAGCTGCTTTTGATTCACCTTTCTTAGCAAGAGCCACAAAGGTTCTATGTCTCTCCAGCTTCTATAAATAAATTCTCCCTTTAGAAGTTAGCCATCAAGCCTCCAAGCCCAGACTTTCGTGACcaaatcaaattcaaaatctGTGATTAAGTTGGTTTTCCTTTCATCACCTTGTAACCGTTTGGCAAGCGAGCGTGCAAAGAGGACGTTAGCCAGCTTGCTCTGTCCGTAGGCCTTCATGGTATCGTAACTCCTCTCGCTGTTGATGTCATCCAGTCGAAGCCCGGTCCAGGTGTGGGCCACCGACGCCACGACGACGATACGGGCAGGGGCCGAACGTCGGATGAGGTCCAGCAGCAGGTAAGTCAACAAGAAGTGACCTGAGGAAAGCCATGTGATGCACATGTCCAGTGTTGTTATCCCACTGTGATGGATTTTTACACCTCAGGGGTCTGAAAAACTAGATTAGATCCAACTTTGCACGCAGCACTGAGGAAACAAAATGCAGTCTAGCATCTCACCAGAAGTGCCAAAAAGCAGTTATGTCCAGAGCAATGTTGATGCTTTCACAGCCAAGTTCTTACTCTTGTCATTTTCTCCACTCAAATTTGAGGGAACGTGTGTCATGCTGCCagccaaaaaacacaaacaactcaCAAAGCACCCAAAATAACGTACGTTTTCATCCAAAAGGTCTTTGCACAGAGCCTTGTGACAGCTGGCGCTGCAGTGGAGGTAAGAGAACCACCGTGCCAACACGCTATCTAGACTACTTCcactttctgttttactgttgacCTAATCAGAGTTTAGCATTGTTTacagcacatgcatgcacgtaAAGGACgggtgtgcatgtttgtgctcaTGTATGGGTGCGTGCGTACGCGTGTGCATATGTGCGTGGGCGACCAAGTTCGAGCACAGAGTGTTCTTCTTCCCCGTCAGCCTGTGACAAAAATACCGCCGAGGAACAAATCATTTGGAGGGAAGCCAAGGTCCAACGCGGGGAAAGCACTGGCAGCTTGAAGAAAACAGTAAGTCTGGTTCATTTTCTTGGCTGATATATTGGCCAGCTTGGATGTACATGTGTTGCACGGCGTGTGAATAGCAAATAATatggaaaaacagcatttttttttttacttttttgagCCAGAAATGCCAATTTATCACTACATAATTGTATCATTAAATCCCTTACAGACATGTCTGCCAACTGTTTACGGTACATCAATTACCAAGACTGAGCAGTCCAAAATAACACTCTGTGGTCCCTCAATTATTTAACCACCTCGCTGCATTTTATGATGCTCGACTGATTCTCCAAAAGTGTACGAGAACGTGAAATTTCAAATCAAGGCAGAGGCTCCAGCCTCCAGTATGACTCACCCAAATGATTGACCCCTAACTGCATTTCAAACCCGTCAGCGGTCTTGGAGAAGGGACACATCATGATGCCTGCATTGTTTATCAGGATATTCACTTGCTTCTCCTCTGAAAAGaacatcccacacacacacacacacacacaaaaacagagggaagagttagtgattaaaaagaaaatttggAGTCCAGCGTGACTCCAGCTCTTGCTCACAGACGTGTGGACAGGTGGAGCCCAAGATCGAACCACTAGCCGTGCCATTAATGGGCAACTGCCTTTGTGTCCTGTTCAGCAAGAGCACATCGAAAGGAACTGCGTGTACAATACGTCAGCTACATGCCCTTGTTGATGAGTTCAGCAAACGCTCTGATGGACTTGGTGTCAGACAGATCCAGTTTCCTGATGACCACGTCCTCATTTCCCGTGTCTTCCAGAATCTCCGTCCGTGCCTCCTCCGCCCTCTCCAGGTCCCTGCACGCCATGACGATGCGTGCGCCTGAAAAACAAGGGCCAAAGGTCACGAGTCATGATGTCACGTTCTCCCCGTTCCCAATGCTCTCCTCCCGATCTGTTCCTGAGCGAGAATAagtaagaacaaaaaaaatgcagcaatgAACTCCCTTTTTGTTTTGGCGGTGGCGTTAAATTGAGCTGctcatcccacacacacacacacacacacacacacacacacacacacacacacacacacacacacacacacacacacacacacacacacaccaggacaAAGACAATAAGCAGCCATCACACCACGCTGAATATAAAGCTGACAGGCAAATATTCTTCACACGTGAGGTTTAAACCTTCAAAGTTTCACAACTACAAAAGCAATGCTCATTCGCAGGCATGCAAAGCAACCTACGTCAATTAAGGAGGAAGGACGTGAACGCCTCTGTGTGCTTTTGATCATCCTCCGGTAATGTTCTCCAAACTCTCATTCAGCATCTCATTTAGCCAACTGCTCCgctcacatgaacacaagaccCTCTCAGCTGTGTCATTCTCATTTGCTTCGaggacgcaaacacacacacacacgcacgcccacgccaaacaacagacagacaacccCCACcaccacgcacacactcgcacacatacatacaaaatagCTGCAGTTCCCAGCAATTATGGAAGAGGAGAGCCATTAATCAGTTGGAGCGTAGCGTCTGCATCCCATCacagtgtctttgtctctccccTGCTGTTGCCATGTGGGAAAACCCAATTGTTCCTGCATTTCACTGGCTGCCAAGTTCACTCCATTGAATAAAATAGTAAACAAACAGTGAGAATGGGAGGTTACACTGTGTCAAGCTACAGATCATCCAGCAGATGATTACACAGCGCTGTGCATGCATAAATCTATATAATATTCTGCATATTCAGATTCAATAATATGCAATCATGACAGCTccctcatttcatttttcacacattaacTGTTGCCACTTGACGTGGGTGAGCGATGCGCACATTTCACATCTACAAGCGAAATGATTAAAAAGGGCTGAGATTCTGTTTGGTTTTGCCCCAAGGAGCCACCTCCCGTTATCAATCCCTCCAAATCTAATCACGTCGTCGTCACGTTATTACATAATCCCATTAACTGAAAGGTGATACAGTCATTTGTCAGGGAAGTCTCCAGAAGCAACTATTATTATGCTCCTCCGGCAGTGATTACTCTTCAtgtcacctcttttttttctttttgtcactcATTTCTCACGATGTTCAGTATTTATATTAATTTCACTacaaaacaggtaaaaaaacaactgttgACATACATTATTGGACAAATTATGATCCCTGGTTGCCCTGCAAAGCAATtgtgtctgaaatcaaacacaaatgcacTCTTTTTAGAAAGCAGATGCCATGCAGGGCATTTAAGCTGCAGACGAATGAACAAACTGAATCACGTTGCAAAAACCAGCTTTCATATTACTCCaactacgtgtgtgtgtgtgtgtgtgtgcgcgtgcactGCTGGGTGCACCCTCTCATCGCTCTTTGTTGCCTGCCCATGGGAGGGGAGCAGACCCTGACAATGCTCCCTCTGTCCCCTTGATGCTTCGGTCGCCTTTCATCTGTGCCATTTGTCTTTCACTTGGACTGCTGAAAAAATGTTAAGCAAGATGCTCATTTTAGTTCATTCAGACTCAAACCCCTCATCTGTCTGCCATTTGTTGGTCTGGTCTTGGAACATGCCAGAGGTTAAGCTGTGCCGAGGTTATAAAATCACTTGATCCAGCCTGATATTCCCACCAAAACATATAAGCACCTTGAAAAATGCAAGCAAGTAGGATTAAACCTGATTCTATGGTGGAGGTCTGTAGATCACGCTTTATAGATTTAAACCCAGCTTAAGTCCGGGGAAAAGAGTGGAATGTGTGCACTTTTAAAGTtggtgaaaataaaagaaaaaagggaaaatgcaGGGACACACTGTGGACGCAAAAGGACAACAGAGGCaagtggagacagacagacacaaagctGGACAGACGAGCCCGAGCAGCACCTCTTCTCGCCAGGTCCCTGGCTGTTTCTTTGCCAATCCCGGTGTTGGCTCCGGTGATGATGACTGTTTTCCCATCCAACCTCTCCTCGGACGACCAGCGGTTGCAGCACACGCTCCtgcatggcacacacacacacaagtgaagCATCAGGGGAGAAAAGCCATGAACAGCACTTCCACAATAGGTGAAGGGACAAGTTTCCACTGCTTCTGCTGGCAGTAATCTACTTTGTTTATACAGAGACCTGATCCTTTGTGGAATTTTCCACTAAAGTGAGGACGTTTGGAAAtatgcaaacagaaaaatcaaaggTGGTAAACATGCTGGTTGATGATTGCATCAGtttcacacaaataaaaacatttagacATGTTTGTCACATTTAGGCACACACCAGACTCTGTGATCTGCCTTCATATTCCCTGATTACATGAAAATAGTCTAATTTCCTgcaagaatgaaagaaaatcttcAGCTCAAACTCACTTAAAATCATCAGATTGattaattcagctgttttttaaataattccTCAAAGCAAATCATTTGCAAGCAATGAAAAACGGTCCGAATCGACGCggtttgcacatttttacacagaTCTCATCTGGCAAATCTGGTGACACGATGTGCTGTAGCCTCCCAAACATTTCTAACACCCCCCGTCATTCACACCGCCAGCCTCACCGCCTCCCCCGCGCCTGACAGGTTCACTATCCTCCGCCTTACCTGCAGTACATTGTTCCTCAGGAGCAACAAATGTCCACCTCAGCAGCCGGTGAGCGACTTTTCAGCGAACGACGAGTTCACCCCCACCGAGCCTCCCAAACAGCTGATCAATTGATTTCGTGCCCGTCATCTGTTTCCCCCACCCCGCCGCGTCTGCTATCGCAGTACCGCGGCCGGGCCAATCAGGAGCGAGCCTGACGCATAATTGATTCCCAAATTGAGCAGGATGGGGAGCAGGATGGGGAGCAGCCTGTTCTCCCGCTGCCTCCTGCTGTCGGAGGGGCTCAAGTTCTGGACGGAGGGGACTCAAGAGAGTGGACTGGGATCCAAAGCGTTGAATGAAACTGTCCctataaataaactaaaaaaaaaaaaaatcctactaGAAAATTAACAGCAATGGTTGATTATGCTGTCATATCTAATCACCGTGCTTTTATTGTGATAATCTTCCCACACTGCTTCCTGCCACTTGAGGTCCTCGAAAGTCAAATTTCAGCACAATACCAAACCCCGTCAGTGAGGAGCtccaaaaaagtaaaaaaataattaaaaaaaaccaTAATCAATCTTGGAAAATATTGAAAGTCAGAGCAGGAGTCCTTCACACAACTGTTAagataaaaaaattaaataagacACATGAGAACAATATCAGTTTGGGATATCAGGGGTATTTTTATTCGCTGCAGCTGTTGTCTTTTCCTACCCTGACAAGTTTGCATGTCAGCCTTAAACCTCCAGTCAAACTACAGTAACCACATCACATTTGTTTCATATGCTCAAACTATCTGTCATGCATCGCATGCAGCCTGTGTCACATTTTCAGCATTCAGCAAACCCAGCATCATCATAAGTAGTGCTCATGGTGGCTCATGAGCGTTGCTTCCAAGCATgcgtggggggtggggtggtggcTTATTTGAGTCTGTTAAAGTCTATCTCCAGCGGATGCCTAGCATGTGGCAGCTCACGGCCCACAGCTTTAAGGCGGTGCCATCATCCTGACCCGCCCTGGAGCTCATAGCGCTGGCGCAGTCCCTGTAAGAATAGGGggggaaagggaaagaaagagtaATTACCACTTTTTGCACATGCAAAATTGTCATCATCTTCAAGTTTTAAAATGCCTTTTGTTTCTCTCTATTTTGCAAACCTCTTTTGGCACTGGTGCAGAATTAAGTAGGGAAATCAGTTGCGAATGATGCCTTCTACATATAATATCATGAGAAGAGTGCACGGCCAATCAGTAGCTGAGATTGATTCAGAtgtagctgatttttttttgcatctggtCCCTTTTAAGATGTTTCATGGTGTCCTGCTGAGGAATCTTAGGTGACCTGCATTACCCACAAGCCAGTAGGAGATGCTACTGATGTTGTGGCTTTGATGAATATGTTAATGACAGCCACAGTTCCTGTCAGCACCCTGCACCATCAAAGAAACACTGACATCTGGCTGCTTAAACGTGTGTGGTGTGATGCCTGCCCTCACTCCGCAGGTGGCGCTGAGTGGCTAATTTGAACTGAACCTGAGTGTCGCTGCCACCGCAGCAGCAGTTCAAACTGACTTGTAGTATCCTCCGGTGAGCAGCTGGCTCTCAGGGGTGACTGTGCAGTAGACGGTGGTGTAAGCTCCCTCTGCCGGGGTCTTGATCAGGAAACTGAAGGTCTTGATGAAGTCCACAAGAGGGCGCATGAAGTGCCTTGTGATTTCAGTGTTCACCGCGCCGGGGTCCACACAGTATGCCATCACACCTAGAGCTGAAGGCAAAGGGATGCATTTAGGTCCAGACATCTCTCTCAGACGCGTTGATGTGGATGTTTAGTTCATGCAGGAAAGTAAAAGAGTAAATCCATGAGATCACTTTCACAAACCATGGCAAAATCGTCCTGAAGTTTTACATATCATCGAAACACTGGCATGCATCGTTTGCATGATAATACTTGAGCACAAAAAGCCTTTCTTTACTCTCGATAATCTCTATAGAAATTATTAGATTACCAGCAGGAATGGCAAACAAGGTGTGATCAGTGTGGCAACCATTAATTCTTtaaaacatctgtgttttctaCGAACATGTTGCTCCTTGCTCTGCTTCTTGCCCAGAGCCTTGGTGGTTGAGGCATGAGACTCTCACACTCACCAGAGACACAGATTGATTTTTCATGCGcagggaaagagacaaaaaggctcagaaacagaaataaacagtaCATGATGCTTAatatgtgtcacacacacaccctaccCTCAGTCCTTTTGGCCAACTCTCTGGTAAACAGGACGTTGGCCAGCTTGCTCTGTGCGTAGGCCCTGAAAGGGTGGTAGTCCTTCTCACCGCTCAGGTCATCAAACTGGATCTTGCCCATGGCTTGCGTTGCCGATGACACGTTGATGACCCGCGACGGTGCAGAGTGCTTCAGCAAGTCCAGTAACAGAAAGGTCAGGAAGAAATGACCTGAGGAGGGGGAAGGTGGGCGAGAGTAGTTTGGAGCGAGAGAAAAGAAGGCACAGAAGGAGCACAGTGAAAACTGAGGGGAAATACATTCATAAGCAAATTTAAAAGGCCACCAAAAAGAGGTGGTTGAcaatttgttttattgctgcatGCTAATGCTTGTATTCATTTTATACActtaaaaaatcattttcaatcTCCCTAATACTGGTTTATTGCCTGAAACGTTTGATCTCGTACCCAAGTGATTGACTCCAAACTGCATCTCGTATCCATCCGCTGTGAGGCCGTGAGGGCAAATCGCTACACCTGCATTGTTGATCAGGTAGTGAAGAGCCttctcagctggaaaacaaaatgcatctgAAGTCTGTTgctactcatgttgtggggacataaatctgtttacgcAGTCATGTCGCCTTCCTGATagggacaaaacgcaagtccccataatgtaaatcatcaAATTTAAGGTGcagacttgggttaaggttaggggtAAGGGCAAGTAGTGGTTctggttagggtaagtctctgggaaatgaatggaagtctatGTAATGTGCCCAAATGTGAAGGGAGCACgactctttctctttctgtgtgtgtgtgtgtgtgtgtgtgtgccacccACTGTTGTAGATATTCTCAGCGAACTGGCAGATCGATTTGGTGTCGGCCAGATCCAGTTGCCTGGCGACTACCTTGGCTGCCTTCACCTCCCTCATGATGTCGCGAGCAGCCTGCTCTCCCTTCGCCATGTCTCTGCACGCCAGAATCACCCGAGCACCTACGGAGATTAATGCCTCTTAATGGTGACTGTGCCTTTGCATGTGCATTCATGTCGAAATGTGAACGGGGCCAAGTGACGCTGAGCTTCCTTTTAAacatctctctccctgtcagCGTTTATGTGTCCATACATACAGCGTGGCGGGCATCAGCTCTGGTCTAGCATGTTTTAGCTGTATTTTATTGGCTCACATGCTTATGAGCATTATTTATCTCAATTCTTTTAGCAGTTTAATACTTGAGCCACCTCATTATATTTGCTATTCTTGCGCAAGCTTGTTAAGCTGAAAAGATTTTCCACACAAGCACTCTGAGTCACACAGCAAGAAAGAAtagcacagcagcacaaagatcCTATAAGTCATCGTGGTGCTCATTTGTCTTTAGCTGTGTTTGCTTGCCTCTGCCGGCCAGGTCTTTGGCCGTCTCTTTGCCTATTCCAACGTTGGCCCCCGTTACTATAGCTGTCTTCCCATCTAGGCGCACATCTGAAGACCACTTGGGGATAAACAGAGACCTGAGGAGTGAAGTAGGAAGGTGTGAGCCATCAGAGAAATATTAAGGGGGATCTTGACACCAAACATGATGGTGAGATTCGATTAATTACTGTCAACAGAGTAAGAGCTTTGTAAGAGAAATGAAGGGAATAAATGACTGTTTATGCGACATGTTTGTTTAACCTTACTGCAGCTAAATTACAAGGTGGGTGAGGTTCACCACCTAAGGCAAAACAGCGAATGCCAGGAACCACAGTCATCGTATGAAATGAAGCTGAAAGTCACAAGGCCTTGAACTGATATTTCAGCGtctgtctgagctgagctgaagcGACAATCTGCATCCATCTTACACCCATATCCGGTAAAACCGAAGCAATTTGTGAATAGAAATTTGGTTTGCATATAAAATTCCATTACGTCACTAAAAGCAGTTCTTAAAAGTAATTGATCTACTTTTATCTTCTCTTTTTATCTGGTGATCAAATCCCGCTTCAGGGGCTTCTTACCTGATTGCTTGCATTCCTGCAGTTTGTGATCTAAACTTGTAATATCCCTCCTAAAGTTTGAGTGGCTCCTTATTTCACCGCCGACGTCTCAAGGCTCTGGCCTTGCGCGAACggggaggcagcagagaaatgGCACAGGCGGAGGAAGAAGGACGTATTTGGCCTTAACGTGATTTAGAGAGCGTTCAGAAGTCGTAACTTAAGACAAACCCCCCCTTGTTGAGTCTGAATCTGATTGTGACTAATCGATCAGATAGAATTTCAAGCAATCACAAGTACTGATGTATAACCCAAGTAACAGAGAgctatttgtgtatttgtacaaACTGACCCTGACTACTGACTCAGCAGACTTACACAACAAAGTGTTGTAACATCatgcatcttttctttttctcttctatGCAATTTGCCCAAAAATCAAGTTTCTGGTAAAAGTAACTATACCACAAGAAAAGCACTCAAATCTTTTCTGTATCGAGACATTAACCTGTAAACAGCATTTGAAGGTCTGCTAGTGGGGTGTCGCCGAGTGAATTGACCTTTTCCACTCTTTGCTAGTGTCATTTAAGGCTTTAAAGCAATTCATCATGTTTGGAAGCTCCTCGTGTGTCCTGCAAAATCATTCCGCACGAAGCAACTAGAAACTGCATCTGCCGCGTGTAAAATCACCACAGGGGAAAACTGACTAATCTCATGCAAGTGTCTGTGCGGCAGAGCCACTGCCGGTGAAATCGAGAAACTGGATCCACAGGTGAGCCGACTGTAATTTCAGCGTTTCG
Coding sequences within:
- the LOC121623701 gene encoding retinol dehydrogenase 11-like; this translates as MQAIRSLFIPKWSSDVRLDGKTAIVTGANVGIGKETAKDLAGRGARVILACRDMAKGEQAARDIMREVKAAKVVARQLDLADTKSICQFAENIYNTEKALHYLINNAGVAICPHGLTADGYEMQFGVNHLGHFFLTFLLLDLLKHSAPSRVINVSSATQAMGKIQFDDLSGEKDYHPFRAYAQSKLANVLFTRELAKRTEALGVMAYCVDPGAVNTEITRHFMRPLVDFIKTFSFLIKTPAEGAYTTVYCTVTPESQLLTGGYYKDCASAMSSRAGQDDGTALKLWAVSCHMLGIRWR
- the LOC121623703 gene encoding retinol dehydrogenase 12-like, whose protein sequence is MACRDLERAEEARTEILEDTGNEDVVIRKLDLSDTKSIRAFAELINKEEKQVNILINNAGIMMCPFSKTADGFEMQLGVNHLGHFLLTYLLLDLIRRSAPARIVVVASVAHTWTGLRLDDINSERSYDTMKAYGQSKLANVLFARSLAKRLQGTGVSVFSLHPGVVQSDLWRHQHQCIQVAVKIFRIFTKTTVEGAQTTIYCAVEPRLDSQSGGYFSDCAPARCSRIASDDDLAQKLWEVSCNMLGLTWQ